The genomic stretch AATTCCCGCCATGCGCTGGATGACTCCCACGGTAATTCGCGGACGTTCAGGGGCGCTGTACGCTGTGACATCCCGCACTTTTGCCAAGAGCGAACACCTGACAAAAAATGCCAATGTTCAGTGGATGATACAAAGCAAGTCCCTGGACAAGATTGTTACTGTAACCGGCAAGGTTAATGTGATTGAGAACTCAGCTATGAAAGCAGAGGTACTGGAGGCTATCGGCCCGCGGCTTCCTGTTTTTTGGCGGGTTAATCCCGATCCTGCAAACCTTGTAGTTCTGGAGACTATTCTTACCGAAGGGACTGTATTCACTCCCATGAAAGGCAGCAAGGATACGGCAAAATTCAACTAAGCCAAGGAGGCTCCATGAGTCTGGTAAAGAAATACGGAAAAGAGACAACTCTCTCCCTGCTTCGGAATATGCTTCTGATGCGACGTTTTGAGGAAAAAGCGGGTCAGATGTACGGCCTGCGAAAAATCGGCGGCTTCTGTCACCTGTATATCGGACAGGAAGCGGTTGCTGCAGGGACCATCGGGGCGCTGGATTTAAAAAGCGATTACGTGATTGGGGCCTACCGCGACCATGGGCACGCCCTGTCGGTGGGAATGGACCCCAAGGTAATTATGGCGGAACTCTACGGCAAGTCAACCGGCTGCTCAAAAGGCAAAGGTGGATCCATGCACATGTATTCTGCCGAAAAACACATGCTCGGGGGCAACGGTATTGTGGGCAGCCAGATACCCGTTGGAACCGGGGTCGCCTGGAAGATTAAATACCTGGAAGAAAAGGGTGTAGTCCTCTGCTATTTCGGCGACGGGGCCATTCACCAGGGAGCATTTCACGAGAGCCTCAACCTGGCGAAGATTCACAATCTTCCCATTATCTACATCGTGGAAAATAACCAGTACGGCATGGGTACCGATTTTAAGCGTGTATCTGCAGTCCATGATCTGGCCCGCATGGGTTACGCCTACGATATACCGGGTAAGCAGCTCAACGGAATGCAGGTCATGGAGGTCTACGACGAGTTTGTAAACGCCGTCAAAAGTATCAGGGAAAAACCCCATCCTCTTTTCTACGAAATCAAGACCTATCGGTACCGCGGACATTCCATGAGCGATCCTGCCAAGTATCGAACACCTGAGGAACTTGAAGAGTATAAACAGCAGGACCCGATACCAATACTCCTGAAAGAGATGCAGGAAGAAAAACTCATCACCGAGAAGGAGTACAAGAAGATGGATGATGAGATCAAGGCTATTTGTGATGAGTCGGTGGATTTTGCGGAAAAGAGTCCCGAGCCTGAACTTTCCGCGCTTTACGAAGATGTCTTCGCTGAAGCCTGAACCGGGGTACATCTGCCACCGTAAACAAGGAGGAATCAAAAATGCCGGTAATTACATTCAGAGAAGCATTACGACAGGCGATGGACGAGGAAATGGCCCGGGACGAACGGGTTTTTCTGCTGGGAGAAGAGG from Marispirochaeta sp. encodes the following:
- a CDS encoding pyridoxamine 5'-phosphate oxidase family protein, with translation MTKSAFMQELENMLDIAKTAILATVSGDGIPAMRWMTPTVIRGRSGALYAVTSRTFAKSEHLTKNANVQWMIQSKSLDKIVTVTGKVNVIENSAMKAEVLEAIGPRLPVFWRVNPDPANLVVLETILTEGTVFTPMKGSKDTAKFN
- the pdhA gene encoding pyruvate dehydrogenase (acetyl-transferring) E1 component subunit alpha — translated: MSLVKKYGKETTLSLLRNMLLMRRFEEKAGQMYGLRKIGGFCHLYIGQEAVAAGTIGALDLKSDYVIGAYRDHGHALSVGMDPKVIMAELYGKSTGCSKGKGGSMHMYSAEKHMLGGNGIVGSQIPVGTGVAWKIKYLEEKGVVLCYFGDGAIHQGAFHESLNLAKIHNLPIIYIVENNQYGMGTDFKRVSAVHDLARMGYAYDIPGKQLNGMQVMEVYDEFVNAVKSIREKPHPLFYEIKTYRYRGHSMSDPAKYRTPEELEEYKQQDPIPILLKEMQEEKLITEKEYKKMDDEIKAICDESVDFAEKSPEPELSALYEDVFAEA